Below is a genomic region from Balneola sp. MJW-20.
CGCCTGCAGCTAAAGCAGATTCAGGCAGCGGTTTAACCAAACCGGCGAGTACACCATCCAGGCCAAAATCAGATGGTGAGTCCATCTCAGCCGGTCAGCTTAATGTTAAAGCGCCGTCCGGTGATGTAGAGATCATCAAGATGGATCGCATGCGTAAGATGATCGCAGAGCATATGGTCAAGTCCAAGCAGACTTCTGCTCACGTGACCACTTTTGCTGAGGTTGATGTTACCGATCTGGTTAAGTGGAGAAACGCTAACAAGCAGGCATTCCAGGATAAGACAGGTACCCGTCTGACCTTCACGCCTCTGTTTGTCGAAGCGATCATAAAGGCGATGTTGGAATTCCCGCTGATCAACAGCTCAGTAAATGGTGATGAGATCCACGTCAAGAAAGACATTAATTTCGGTCTGGCTGTGGCTCTTGGTGAGGGCGGCGAAGGCGGCTTGATCGTTCCGGTGATCAAAAAAGCACAGGAAAAGAATCTGGTAGGTCTTGCCAACTCCATTAACGAGCTTGCGCATAAAGCCCGAAGTAAAAAATTAAGCCCGGATGACCTGGTGGGCGGAACAATTACACTGACCAATTACGGATCTGTAGGTAACCTAATGGGAACTCCGATCATAAATCAGCCGCAGGTTGCTATTATCGGTACCGGTGCGATCGAGAAAAAGCCGGTCGTTATGGAAACCGAAAATGGCGATGTGATTGCGATCCGTCAGATGATGTACCTGTCCATGAGTTACGATCATCGCATTATTGACGGCGCTCACGGCGGGGCATTCCTAAACAGGATCAAAGAAATTCTCGAAGACTTTGATAAAGGTCGCGAGATCTGATCACTGAAGTAGATTCTCAATTTCAGGAGACGCTGACTGTTAATGCTTAGCGTCTCTTTTTTTTCATATATAGGTGATGGATACTTATAACAGCATACAGGAAATCAGGAAAGTCATATCTTCCATTAAGTCGGAAGGTAAGACCGTGGCCTTTGTTCCAACGATGGGAGCACTGCATGAAGGACATCTATCCCTGATGCGGATCGCTCAGAAAGAAGCAGATGTAGTGGTAGTTTCTATCTATGTAAATCCTGAGCAGTTTGGTCCTAATGAGGATTATGATTCCTATCCAAGAACGCTCGATTCCGATCTGGAAAAGTGCCGGAAAGAAGGGGTGGACCTGGTGTTCGCACCCGATGATAAGATCATCTACGGGTCCGGAAATAAATACCTGAATATCGGGATCAGTGAACTGAATATACATATGGACGGCGGGAGCCGGCCCGGTTTCTTTGAAGGAATCCTTCTGGTGGTAAATAAGCTATTCAATATCATCAAACCCGACGTTGCAGTATTTGGGCAGAAAGATGCTCAGCAGTATCGGATACTGAATCAGATGGTAGATGAGTTCAATCATGACGTCAAGATGGTCATGGGGCCGATCGTAAGGGCCAATGACGGGCTTGCTCTCAGCAGTCGGAATGCCTATCTGAGTGATGAGGAACGCACAATCGCTCCCGGACTTTACAGAAGCCTGCAATATATCATCAAACAGATACAGGATGGAGTGAAAGAGCCCGGATTATTGTTAAAACATCAGATAAGCGAATTAGAAGCGAAAGGCTTCAAAAATGATTATCTTAATGTGTTTGTGTACCAAACTATGCAACCTGCAGAGACGCTTAAGTCCGGGGAAAAATATATACTTGCCGGCGCTGCGTATCTGGGCAAAACCCGATTGATCGATAATATCATATTTGAAATATGAGGAGCCGGTTATGAATATCACAATGTTCAAATCCAAATTACACCAGATGGTGGTCACTGAAGCTAACCTTCATTATGAGGGTAGTATAACTATTGACCAGGATCTGTTGGATGCCGCAGACTTGCTTCCTTATGAGAAAGTTCAGGTTGTAAATATTACAAACGGCTCCCGGCTTGAAACATACACGATTCCGGGTGAAAGAGGATCTAAAGTATGCTGCCTGAACGGTGCGGCAGCCAGACTTACTCAGGTGGGAGACCGGGTTATTATCATCAGCTATGCAGAGATGACCCCCGAAGAAGCAAAAACTCACAAACCAAGAGTAGTTGTGGTTGATGAAAATAACGACATCAAAAACGTGATGGACCACACTCAGCCTGCCACAAAATTTGACCTGGAAACCGGGGCGCTTACCGACTAGGTCTTTACTTTATTTTGCCGGATTAAATGAACTAAAAACACGTATATGTGTTATTTGTAAAACTATATGCTTTGTCTATCAGTCTATAGACCAAATAGATATATTTAATTAGTATCTAATTATATGAAAGAGATGAAGAAAAAATATTTAATTCCGGGTATAGTATTTGTAGCAGCAATTCTTGCATATGCGCTTTTCGGAGGTAATACTGAAGAAGATATTGTGCTTACCATCACTCCTGAAAGAGGTGAATTTGTTGTAGATGTCAATACCACCGGTGAACTAAGAGCAAAAAATTCTACTGAGATCAGAGGCCCTCAGCGGGGTCGAAACGTCAGATTGTTTAACCTGAATATCCAGCGCATGGTGCCTGAAGGCACTGTGGTAGAAAAAGGAGATTTTGTAGCAGAACTGGATCGATCAGAAATTACCGGTCGCCTGCAGGATGCTCAACTGGAACTGTCTCAGGCACAATCTCAGGTCACTCAGGTATCCCTCGATAGTGCACTTACGCTTTCCCAGGCAAGAGATAATCTTATCAATCTGGAATATGCTCTGGAAGAAAGGCAGATCGCGGTTGACCAGTCTAAATATGAATCACCTGCCGTTCAGCGACAGGCAGAAATTGAACTGGATAAAGCCCGCAGACAGCTTGAGCAGGAAAAGAAGAATTATCAGACCAAAGTAAAGCAGGCTGAAGCACAGATGACCGATGTTATGGCAGATCTTCAGGAAGAACAGAATGAGTACAACACTATCAGAGATCTGGTCAGTGAGTTTACGGTCAATGCTCCTGCTAATGGTATGGTGATCTATAAAAGAAACCGCGACGGCACCAAAGTGCAGACCGGCAGCGAGATCAGTGCATGGGACCCAACGGTTGCTTTACTACCGGATTTCTCGGTTATGGAATCAGTGACCTACGTAAACGAAGTGGATATCCAGAAGATCAAGAAAGACCAAAGGGTAAATATTGGTCTGGATGCTATTCCCGATAAAAGACTGTCTGGTGTAGTTACCAGTGTTGCGAATATCGGAGAGCAGCGGCCTAACTCAGATAGCAAAGTGTATGAAGTGATCATAGAGATCGCCGAATCTGACAGCGTGCTGAGACCGGCCATGACGACGAGCAACGAGATCGTTATTGATATTGTAAAAGATGCTCTCTACGTGCCTCTCGAAACAGTTCATGTGCAGGATTCCAGTAGTTTTGTTTTTAAAAGAAACGGTCTGAGTCCGGTTATGCAGGAAGTGAGACTGGGTCTGATGAATGAAAACTCGGTGATCGTAGAGCGCGGAATAGATATTGATGATGTGATTTACCTTTCTTTGCCGGAAGACACTACAGGGATTGAAAAATTATACCTGGAAGAAGAGATCACTTCCAGAGATTAAGGCAAAGGAAATAACGTGCTGCAGAAAATACTTTACAATTTTGATATTGCACTGGAAGCTATCCAGCGAAATAAACTGAGAGCTTTTCTCACCTCGCTTGGGATCATCTTTGGTGTTTCTTCGGTGATCGCTATGCTGGCTATAGGTACCGGCGCGCAGCAGGAAGTGCTTACTCAGATGCAGCTGTTAGGGACCAATAATGTAATTGTACGACCGGTAATCGAGCAACGTGAAGGAACGGTTGATGAAGAGGGAAATAGTCGTGATTCCAGGAAATTCTCACCCGGATTAACCCTTGAAGATCTTGAAAGTATCAAAGCGATCGTGCCCCAGGTAGAACGACTGAGTCCAGAGATCATTTATGAAACCAACTTCATACGTAATGCGCGGATCCGTTCCGGTAAACTGGTTGGCGTGAACAGTGATTATTTCAATATCAGTAACTTTGATATCGTGGAAGGAAATAACTTCTCACGGATACAGATGGAGAATTCGGAGCCTGTTTGTGTGATCGGAAACGATGTAAAATCGAAATTTTTTGCCGGTGAGAGTCCGATAGGTAAGCGAATAAAAGTGGGACACCTGTGGCTTACGGTAATAGGGGTACTGGAGAAGAAAGAAGTGTCGACCGAGAACATAGAGAATCTCGGGATCCGTAACTTCAACCTGGACGTTTATGCCCCGGTTACTACGGTTCTACTACGATTTAACAACCGTGCTTCGGTTACTGCACAGGATCTTCAGGCCAATAATGAAGGGGGATCATCAGCAGCATTTTTCGGTGGCGGGATAGCCTTTTCCACCGGCAGTACTTCATCAGGCAGTGACGGTAGTGTTGATAATTATCACCAGCTAGATAAACTGATCGTAAAAGTTACGGATACTAAGTATAGCTCAACGATCGCGGATGTATTATCCCGTATGCTTCAAAGACGTCATAACAGCGTGGTGGATTTTGAGATCATTGTCCCGGAGCAGCTGCTGCAGCAAGAGCAACGGACAAAAAGAATTTTTAATATCGTTCTTTCTTCAATAGCTTCTATCTCATTGATCGTAGGGGGGATAGGTATAATGAATATTATGCTCGCCTCAGTGGTTGAGCGATACCGGGAGATCGGTGTACGGATGGCGGTGGGTGCTCAGAAGAAAGACATTGAGTTACAATTTCTGACAGAAGCACTGACAATATCCGTAACCGGCGGTCTGGTTGGTATCATTCTGGGGATGGCTTTCAGCTACGCCATTGAAGCAACCGCAGATATCGCCACTGTGATCAGTCCTTTTTCCGTTTTTATCTCATTCGGAGTAGCACTCCTGATCGGGGTGGTATTCGGATTTTATCCGGCCAAAAGAGCCGCTCAACATGATCCTGTACACGCATTAAGACATGAATAAAATTTATTCCGGTTTAGTAGTAGGTCTGATCATTCTTTTAACTTCAGGGAATGCACTGGCGCAGCAGCCGGCCTCTGCCGATACGATGAGGATCTCTTTAACGCAGAGTATTGATATCGCGAAACAGAATTCGCCTCTTGCCCGTGCTGCTGAATATGAGCTGGTATCAGCCAAATGGAGATATAAATCATTTCGAGCTGACCTGCTTCCAAGCCTGACTTTATCAGGGGATGCACCGAATTACAGCCAGTCCATATTTTCGAATACTCTGGATGATGGTACAATTACTTTTTCTTCCAGAACGCAGTCTGAAGCTTCGGTTGATCTGAGCATTAACCAGAATATTCTGCCTACCGGAGGTAATCTCTCTCTCTCAAGCGGAATTACCCGGTTGGGTATCTTTGAAAACGAAAATACCTATCTATGGCAGAGTACACCTCTGGTAGCAACACTGCGTCAGCCGATATTCCAATTCAACAGCCTGAAATGGAGAAATCGTACCGAACCGCTTCGATACAGAATTGCACAGAAGCAATATGTGGAGGACCTGGAAGACCTGTCCTTCACCACGACTCAAAGCTTTTTCGATTTTCTGTTATCACGGATCAATCTTGAGATCGCAGAATTTAACGTGACCGTAAACGACTCTATCTATAACATATCACAGGGTCGTTTTCAGGTGGGAAGTATAGCAGAAAATGATCTGCTGCAAACCGAATTACAATATCAGAATGCAACGACTTCGCTTACCACGGCCAGGCTGAACTTTCTCAGAGCACAGGAAAACTTTAAGGCATTACTCGGTATCCCCAACAACCAGCCTATTGAAATTCAGCTGCCTGAAAATGCTCCGGAACTGAATATAGATGTTCAGAAAGCACTCGAACTGGCACAGGAAAATAACAGTCAGTCGTTGGAATTCAGATTGAATGAACTGTTGGCAGACCAGCAGTACGAGCAAGCGAAAAGGGAAACCGGTTTTAGTGCTACTCTCCAGGCCAGTTTTGGTCTGAACCAGACCTCACCGGATTTTGATCAGCTTTATGAAGATCCTCAAAGCCGTCAGTTTGTTTCTGTGGGCTTTCAGATTCCCATCTTTAATTGGGGACAGAATCTTGCAGAGGTCCGGTCTGCCCGAAACCAGCAGCGTGCCACAGCCAATAATATCGCGTACCAGAAGCTTCAGTTCGATCTGAATGTCCGCAGTACGGTGCGGGAATTTTCTCAGCTCAAAGAGCAGGTCGAACTGGCGCGTCAATCAGACCTCATTGCTGACCGCAGGTATGAGGTGGCAAAACAGCGATACCTGATCGGAAATATTGATATCACGAATCTTTTTATCGCTCAGAATGAAAAAGACAGTGCACGGCGGGCCTACATTCAGGCACTGCGTAATTACTGGACCGGCTTCTACAATCTGCGCAGACTCACCCTGTACGATTTCCAGGTCGATGCCCCGATCAGTTATAATGCTGAGGAACGCTTCCTGAGATAGGATATGCTTTCTGAGATCTTCTGATGGATTTCTGATTGTTTTTACTAAATTAGTCCGTCAGTAAATTCAATGACTATTCAGTGATAAATAACGCCAAGCAGTATGTGCTTCCCTCCAGGGAAGGCGGATTAGGTACCTTCGGGGGAGTATTCACACCATCGATCCTGACGATCCTGGGTGTGATCATGTATTTACGTTTCGGATGGGTGGTAGGAAATGTCGGACTTATCGGCACTCTTATCATTGTGACTCTTTCTACCAGTATCACCTTTCTGACCAGTCTCTCTATTGCATCTATTGCTACCGATCAGCGGGTACGGATCGGTGGGGCTTACTATATGATCAGCCGTTCTCTGGGAATAGAATCGGGGGGTGCGATCGGTATCCCGCTGTACTTTGCCCAGGCTTTATCCGTGGCTTTATATACCGTTGGTTTTGCAGAAAGTGTGGTTCGTGTTTTCCCGGGACTGGCTGAAAAATGGGTTGGTGTCATTACCACTGTTTTAGTTGCGGGGCTTGCACTGGCATCCGCAAAGGCCGCTATTCGTGCACAGTATGTAATTATGATCGGGATCGCTCTTTCTCTGATATCGCTGATCTTCGGTAGTCCGCTTGAAAATTCGAATATTGAAATGTGGGGAGCCTCACAGGCGAACTCGGAGGGTTTCTGGACGGTCTTCGCCGTGTTCTTTCCGGCTGTGACCGGTATTATGGCCGGGGTTAATATGTCTGGAGATCTGGAGAACCCGAATAAATCTATTCCAACCGGCACCTTTGCGGCTATTGGCGTTGGATATGTGATCTATATGGGATTACCGGTCATTCTGGCCAGCAGGGCAGATGCACTGACCCTGATCAATGATCCGCTGATCATGAGAAAAATGGCTTTCTGGGGTGATGCGATCCTCATTGGTGTCTGGGGTGCTACTTTATCCAGTGCGGTGGGTAGTATTCTTGGAGCTCCGCGGGTACTGCAGGCTCTGGCCAAAGATGGTATTCTTCCGGATATGTTCAGTTTTCTGGCTAAAGGATCCGGTAAAGATGATACACCCCGGATCGGTACCATGTTTACGCTGGGTGTTGCCCTGATCGCAGTCTGGTTTGGTGACCTGAACCTGATCGCGCCGGTGCTGACCATGTTCTTTCTCACCACGTATGGAGTACTGAATATAGCCGCAGGAACTGAGAAGTTTCTGGGCAGCCCTTCCTTCCGGCCTAAATTCAAAGTGCACTGGTTCTTCTCTTTACTGGGGGCTGTAGGATGTATTGCTGTCATGTTTCTGATCAATACCGGGGCTACAATAACTGCAATGATATTTGTGGCCATCATCTTTGCCTGGCTTAAAAGACGGGAAATGGAATCCGCCTGGGGGGATATCGGCCGAGGTATCTGGATGGCTGTAACCCGGGCAGGGCTCATGAGATTAAGCGAAGATCTGGAGCCGAAGAGCTGGAGACCCAATCCTCTGGTACTGGCGGGATCTCCCACCAAAAGATGGCATCTGATCGAATTTGCAAATAACCTTACGCATGACCGGGGCATACTGAGTGTAGCCAGTGTCCTTTCAGAAGGAAACATCACTACTGAGCAGATGTACAGTATGAAGGCGAATATTAAGGAGTTTCTTTCCCGCCGAGGGATACAGGGGCTGGTAAAGCTGATCTCATCCAAAGACCGCTATCAGGGGGTTACTGATCTGGTACAATCATACGGGCTGGGAGCGCTTGAACCCAATACGATCATTATCGGTGACAGTGATGAAGTGAAATACCGCCATGAGTTTTGTTCCATGATCAAGCGGTTTTACGAATTGCAGCGCAATGTGCTCATTGTCAAAAAGGGAAGTGATTTCGATGCATTTGGAAGACGGAAGCGAATCGATGTTTGGTGGGGCGGACTAAAAGGAAACGGGGGTCTGATGATGATCCTGGCCTACCTGATCAGCAGCAGCCTGGACTGGCGTGAAGCTCATCTGCATATTAAAATGGTGATCGATGATGAGGATGCTATAGCCAGTACCCGTCATAACATTGAGCAGGTTCTTGAAGAGATCCGCATAGATGCCAAGGCCGATATCATATATTCCGACGGGAGGTCCTTTGATGAGATCCTGCTTTCCTCATCAGCCGAATCTGATCTGGTCTTTCTGGGTATAAAAGTCCCGGACGGTAATTTTGAAGAATATTATTCCGACCTGCAAAAGCGAATAGCTGGTCTGCCTACTACGGTGCTTGCTCTCGCTGCCCAGGAAGTATCTTTTGGAGAGGTTCTCATCCAGAAAGATACTATGCAGGACAACTGATCACTTTTAACTGTATTCTGGAAGTAATTCCAGGAAACGCGCTGAAGTTTTTATTCCCCGGTGAAAATCCTTGAGAGAAAAGTTTTCGTTAGGGGAATGGATCGCATTGCTCGTCAGACCGAAGCCCATCAGTATGGATTCCACACCGAGCACTTTCTTAAAGTCGGCAACGATCGGTATGGATCCGCCTTCACGGCTGAAAAGAGCAGGTTTGCCGTAAATATCTTCAAAGGCATCGGCTCCGGCTTTGAGTCCATAGAAATCCAGATCAGTTACCGATGCGTGTCCGCCATGGTGTTCTCTGACCTCGACCTTCACTGTATCAGGTGCTAATGACT
It encodes:
- the panC gene encoding pantoate--beta-alanine ligase, producing MDTYNSIQEIRKVISSIKSEGKTVAFVPTMGALHEGHLSLMRIAQKEADVVVVSIYVNPEQFGPNEDYDSYPRTLDSDLEKCRKEGVDLVFAPDDKIIYGSGNKYLNIGISELNIHMDGGSRPGFFEGILLVVNKLFNIIKPDVAVFGQKDAQQYRILNQMVDEFNHDVKMVMGPIVRANDGLALSSRNAYLSDEERTIAPGLYRSLQYIIKQIQDGVKEPGLLLKHQISELEAKGFKNDYLNVFVYQTMQPAETLKSGEKYILAGAAYLGKTRLIDNIIFEI
- the panD gene encoding aspartate 1-decarboxylase, which translates into the protein MNITMFKSKLHQMVVTEANLHYEGSITIDQDLLDAADLLPYEKVQVVNITNGSRLETYTIPGERGSKVCCLNGAAARLTQVGDRVIIISYAEMTPEEAKTHKPRVVVVDENNDIKNVMDHTQPATKFDLETGALTD
- a CDS encoding efflux RND transporter periplasmic adaptor subunit — protein: MKKKYLIPGIVFVAAILAYALFGGNTEEDIVLTITPERGEFVVDVNTTGELRAKNSTEIRGPQRGRNVRLFNLNIQRMVPEGTVVEKGDFVAELDRSEITGRLQDAQLELSQAQSQVTQVSLDSALTLSQARDNLINLEYALEERQIAVDQSKYESPAVQRQAEIELDKARRQLEQEKKNYQTKVKQAEAQMTDVMADLQEEQNEYNTIRDLVSEFTVNAPANGMVIYKRNRDGTKVQTGSEISAWDPTVALLPDFSVMESVTYVNEVDIQKIKKDQRVNIGLDAIPDKRLSGVVTSVANIGEQRPNSDSKVYEVIIEIAESDSVLRPAMTTSNEIVIDIVKDALYVPLETVHVQDSSSFVFKRNGLSPVMQEVRLGLMNENSVIVERGIDIDDVIYLSLPEDTTGIEKLYLEEEITSRD
- a CDS encoding ABC transporter permease is translated as MLQKILYNFDIALEAIQRNKLRAFLTSLGIIFGVSSVIAMLAIGTGAQQEVLTQMQLLGTNNVIVRPVIEQREGTVDEEGNSRDSRKFSPGLTLEDLESIKAIVPQVERLSPEIIYETNFIRNARIRSGKLVGVNSDYFNISNFDIVEGNNFSRIQMENSEPVCVIGNDVKSKFFAGESPIGKRIKVGHLWLTVIGVLEKKEVSTENIENLGIRNFNLDVYAPVTTVLLRFNNRASVTAQDLQANNEGGSSAAFFGGGIAFSTGSTSSGSDGSVDNYHQLDKLIVKVTDTKYSSTIADVLSRMLQRRHNSVVDFEIIVPEQLLQQEQRTKRIFNIVLSSIASISLIVGGIGIMNIMLASVVERYREIGVRMAVGAQKKDIELQFLTEALTISVTGGLVGIILGMAFSYAIEATADIATVISPFSVFISFGVALLIGVVFGFYPAKRAAQHDPVHALRHE
- a CDS encoding TolC family protein; protein product: MNKIYSGLVVGLIILLTSGNALAQQPASADTMRISLTQSIDIAKQNSPLARAAEYELVSAKWRYKSFRADLLPSLTLSGDAPNYSQSIFSNTLDDGTITFSSRTQSEASVDLSINQNILPTGGNLSLSSGITRLGIFENENTYLWQSTPLVATLRQPIFQFNSLKWRNRTEPLRYRIAQKQYVEDLEDLSFTTTQSFFDFLLSRINLEIAEFNVTVNDSIYNISQGRFQVGSIAENDLLQTELQYQNATTSLTTARLNFLRAQENFKALLGIPNNQPIEIQLPENAPELNIDVQKALELAQENNSQSLEFRLNELLADQQYEQAKRETGFSATLQASFGLNQTSPDFDQLYEDPQSRQFVSVGFQIPIFNWGQNLAEVRSARNQQRATANNIAYQKLQFDLNVRSTVREFSQLKEQVELARQSDLIADRRYEVAKQRYLIGNIDITNLFIAQNEKDSARRAYIQALRNYWTGFYNLRRLTLYDFQVDAPISYNAEERFLR
- a CDS encoding Na-K-Cl cotransporter — encoded protein: MINNAKQYVLPSREGGLGTFGGVFTPSILTILGVIMYLRFGWVVGNVGLIGTLIIVTLSTSITFLTSLSIASIATDQRVRIGGAYYMISRSLGIESGGAIGIPLYFAQALSVALYTVGFAESVVRVFPGLAEKWVGVITTVLVAGLALASAKAAIRAQYVIMIGIALSLISLIFGSPLENSNIEMWGASQANSEGFWTVFAVFFPAVTGIMAGVNMSGDLENPNKSIPTGTFAAIGVGYVIYMGLPVILASRADALTLINDPLIMRKMAFWGDAILIGVWGATLSSAVGSILGAPRVLQALAKDGILPDMFSFLAKGSGKDDTPRIGTMFTLGVALIAVWFGDLNLIAPVLTMFFLTTYGVLNIAAGTEKFLGSPSFRPKFKVHWFFSLLGAVGCIAVMFLINTGATITAMIFVAIIFAWLKRREMESAWGDIGRGIWMAVTRAGLMRLSEDLEPKSWRPNPLVLAGSPTKRWHLIEFANNLTHDRGILSVASVLSEGNITTEQMYSMKANIKEFLSRRGIQGLVKLISSKDRYQGVTDLVQSYGLGALEPNTIIIGDSDEVKYRHEFCSMIKRFYELQRNVLIVKKGSDFDAFGRRKRIDVWWGGLKGNGGLMMILAYLISSSLDWREAHLHIKMVIDDEDAIASTRHNIEQVLEEIRIDAKADIIYSDGRSFDEILLSSSAESDLVFLGIKVPDGNFEEYYSDLQKRIAGLPTTVLALAAQEVSFGEVLIQKDTMQDN